The proteins below come from a single Caulobacter segnis ATCC 21756 genomic window:
- a CDS encoding beta-eliminating lyase-related protein, producing the protein MARYDFASDNVAGAMPEVMEALVAANAGTASGYGTDHVSRAAGDRIRALLDADAEVRFTASGTAANAFALTLLAQPHEAVLAHEHAHICTDETGAPGFFGQGVGLIGLPGASGKIEVAALEAALARPEVSYNQPANALSLTTATEYGTVYSEQHLRALVAPVKAKGYGVHLDGARLANAAAAGFDLKSVAKMGVDILVMGGTKAGSTPTEAVVFLNPAHARRLDARLKHAGQLVSKGRFLAAPWLGLLGEDGGAGPWAARAAHANAMAQKLAGLMPFPIKHPVEANGVFVEMDEPTLERLRGEGWFVYRFLDGTVRFMCSWATTSEMVEELGAALKRVAS; encoded by the coding sequence ATGGCCCGCTACGATTTCGCGTCCGACAACGTCGCCGGCGCCATGCCCGAGGTGATGGAGGCCCTGGTCGCCGCCAACGCCGGGACGGCCTCGGGCTACGGGACCGACCACGTCAGCCGCGCCGCCGGCGACCGCATCCGCGCCCTGCTGGACGCCGACGCCGAGGTCCGGTTCACCGCCTCGGGCACGGCCGCCAACGCCTTCGCGCTCACCCTGCTGGCCCAGCCGCACGAAGCGGTTCTGGCCCACGAGCACGCCCACATCTGCACCGACGAGACCGGCGCCCCCGGCTTCTTCGGCCAGGGCGTCGGCTTGATCGGCCTGCCGGGCGCCTCGGGCAAGATCGAGGTCGCGGCGCTGGAGGCGGCGCTGGCCAGGCCCGAAGTGTCGTACAACCAGCCGGCCAACGCCCTCTCCCTGACCACCGCCACCGAGTACGGCACGGTCTATTCGGAGCAGCACCTGCGAGCCCTCGTCGCGCCGGTGAAGGCCAAGGGCTACGGCGTCCACCTGGACGGCGCGCGGCTGGCCAACGCGGCGGCCGCTGGTTTCGACCTGAAGAGCGTGGCGAAGATGGGCGTCGATATCCTGGTCATGGGCGGCACAAAGGCCGGCTCGACCCCGACCGAGGCCGTGGTGTTCCTGAATCCCGCCCACGCCCGCCGCCTGGATGCGCGTCTCAAGCATGCCGGCCAGCTGGTGTCGAAGGGCCGCTTCCTGGCCGCTCCGTGGCTGGGCCTGCTGGGCGAGGACGGCGGCGCGGGGCCTTGGGCCGCCCGCGCCGCCCACGCCAACGCCATGGCCCAAAAGCTGGCCGGCCTGATGCCCTTTCCGATCAAGCACCCGGTCGAGGCCAACGGCGTCTTCGTCGAGATGGACGAACCCACCCTGGAGCGCCTGCGCGGCGAAGGCTGGTTCGTCTACCGCTTCCTGGACGGCACGGTGCGCTTCATGTGCTCGTGGGCCACGACGTCGGAGATGGTGGAAGAGCTGGGCGCGGCGCTGAAGCGGGTGGCGTCCTAA
- a CDS encoding epoxide hydrolase family protein has translation MATPFEVNWTRDQVDKVLGQVRAYEFPPAPEGGGWGYGCDADFLKDLCGYWTDGFDVGAVQVNLNRFPQFTATIEDLDIHFVHVVGEAKGKRPLLITHGWPGSHFEFWDAIEPLAFPSRHGGDPADAFDLVIPSLPGFGFSGKPKRPLGQRATARLFNTLMTQELGYDTYLAQGGDWGGLVTSWLGLDHGAHAKAIHLNMIGLRPAGPPQTPEEIAWITGFGAQMDLWGAYFRLQASKPQSVAWLGANNPVGQAAWILERFHDWADLSTKPFEQVFTRDQLLTNVMIYVMTGSFTTGAWYYRALLEEGGPVLAEGQRCETPTAFANFPGESIYKPPPRSWADRAYNITRWSEMPRGGHFAAMEEPGLFVEDVRAWARELPSP, from the coding sequence ATGGCGACGCCGTTCGAGGTGAACTGGACCCGCGACCAGGTCGACAAGGTCCTGGGCCAGGTCCGCGCCTACGAGTTCCCGCCCGCCCCAGAGGGCGGCGGTTGGGGCTATGGCTGCGACGCCGATTTCCTGAAGGACCTCTGCGGCTACTGGACCGACGGCTTCGACGTCGGCGCGGTCCAGGTCAACCTCAACCGCTTCCCGCAGTTCACCGCGACGATCGAGGACCTCGACATCCACTTCGTCCACGTGGTCGGCGAGGCGAAGGGCAAACGCCCGCTCTTGATCACCCACGGCTGGCCGGGCAGCCATTTCGAGTTCTGGGACGCCATCGAGCCGCTGGCCTTCCCCTCGCGCCACGGCGGCGATCCGGCCGACGCCTTCGACCTGGTCATCCCGTCGCTGCCGGGCTTCGGCTTCTCGGGCAAGCCCAAGCGGCCGCTGGGCCAGCGCGCAACGGCGCGGCTGTTCAACACCCTGATGACGCAAGAGCTGGGCTACGATACCTACCTCGCTCAAGGCGGCGACTGGGGCGGGCTGGTCACCTCGTGGCTGGGCCTCGATCACGGCGCCCACGCCAAGGCCATCCACCTGAACATGATCGGCCTGCGCCCCGCGGGCCCGCCCCAGACGCCGGAGGAGATCGCCTGGATCACCGGCTTCGGCGCCCAGATGGACCTGTGGGGCGCCTATTTCCGCCTGCAGGCCAGCAAGCCGCAGTCCGTCGCCTGGCTGGGCGCGAACAACCCGGTCGGCCAGGCCGCCTGGATCCTGGAGCGCTTCCACGACTGGGCGGACCTGTCGACCAAGCCCTTCGAGCAGGTGTTCACGCGCGACCAGCTGCTGACCAACGTCATGATCTACGTCATGACCGGCAGCTTCACGACCGGCGCCTGGTACTATCGCGCCCTGCTGGAGGAAGGCGGGCCGGTGCTGGCCGAGGGGCAGCGCTGCGAGACGCCGACCGCCTTCGCCAACTTCCCCGGCGAGAGCATCTACAAGCCCCCGCCCCGCTCGTGGGCGGACCGGGCCTACAACATCACGCGCTGGAGCGAGATGCCGCGCGGCGGCCACTTCGCGGCGATGGAGGAGCCAGGGCTGTTCGTCGAGGACGTACGGGCGTGGGCGCGCGAGCTCCCTTCCCCTTGA
- a CDS encoding EamA family transporter, giving the protein MSHASLPLRHFLLALAVVAVWGTNFVVIRVGLDHLPPLLFATLRFTLVLLPMAFFVKRPPVSWANLAAYGVLIGAGQFGLLFVAMKGHISPGLASLVVQTQVFFTIGMAMRINREPIKPFQIAALLLAASGIVLIAAHGGGSATPLGVVLVLLAAASWSGGNIVARQAGTVNMLAYVVWASLFSIPPLFAMSLWLEGWPAIVKGVTQADALTWAAVAWQAVGNTMFGYAAWGWLLARHPAATITPMALLVPVFGMGASALLLHEALPAWKLIAAALVLTGLAVNMLWPKVRMRFATAA; this is encoded by the coding sequence ATGTCCCACGCGTCCCTGCCCTTGCGCCACTTCCTGCTGGCCCTGGCCGTGGTGGCGGTGTGGGGCACGAACTTCGTGGTCATCCGCGTGGGCCTGGATCACCTGCCGCCGCTGCTGTTCGCCACCCTGCGCTTCACCCTGGTGCTGTTGCCAATGGCGTTCTTCGTCAAGCGCCCGCCGGTCTCCTGGGCCAACCTCGCGGCCTATGGCGTGCTGATCGGCGCGGGGCAGTTCGGGCTGCTGTTCGTGGCCATGAAGGGCCACATCTCGCCGGGCCTGGCCTCGCTGGTCGTGCAGACCCAGGTGTTCTTCACGATCGGCATGGCGATGCGGATCAATCGCGAGCCGATCAAGCCCTTCCAGATCGCCGCCCTCCTCCTCGCCGCCTCAGGCATCGTGCTGATCGCCGCGCACGGCGGCGGCTCGGCGACGCCGCTCGGCGTCGTCCTGGTGCTGTTGGCGGCCGCCAGTTGGTCGGGCGGCAACATCGTCGCGCGCCAGGCTGGGACGGTGAACATGCTGGCCTATGTGGTCTGGGCCAGCCTGTTCTCGATCCCGCCGCTCTTCGCGATGTCGCTGTGGCTGGAGGGCTGGCCGGCCATCGTCAAGGGCGTGACCCAGGCCGACGCCCTGACCTGGGCGGCCGTCGCCTGGCAGGCGGTGGGCAACACCATGTTCGGCTACGCCGCCTGGGGCTGGCTCTTGGCCCGCCACCCGGCCGCCACCATCACCCCGATGGCCCTGCTGGTCCCCGTGTTCGGCATGGGCGCCTCGGCCCTCTTGCTGCACGAGGCCCTGCCCGCCTGGAAGCTGATCGCCGCGGCCCTGGTGCTGACCGGCCTGGCGGTCAACATGCTGTGGCCGAAGGTGCGCATGCGGTTCGCCACGGCGGCTTGA
- a CDS encoding DUF2855 family protein, which yields MGWDLLVAKDDLRRAEIRETASAPLTDGEVRLAIESFALTANNITYAVFGEMMRYWDFFPAPEGFGRVPVWGHARVEASAHPEIAVGQRFYGYWPMSTHLTVQARAGKSGFLDAAPHRQPMAVIYNQYAVVGAEEPLEAYRALLQPLFMTSFLIEDQLDEASFHGAASVVLSSASSKTAIALAALLKRRGGVKVVGLTSPRNKAFVEGLGFYDQVVLYDDIASAPIATPAVFVDFAGDSQVLGAVHRRFGDDLKASILVGGTHWEVPREQAQLPGPTPAFFFAPDRIAKRRQDWAGGAFEQRYGAAWTPFVADAARWLTVKEGRGPEAIRAAYLEQVDGGAAPDVGVVLRP from the coding sequence ATGGGCTGGGACCTGCTGGTCGCCAAGGACGACTTGCGCCGCGCCGAGATCCGCGAGACCGCGTCCGCGCCGCTGACCGACGGCGAGGTGCGGCTGGCGATCGAGAGCTTCGCCCTGACCGCCAACAACATCACCTACGCCGTGTTCGGCGAGATGATGCGGTACTGGGACTTCTTCCCGGCGCCGGAGGGCTTTGGCCGGGTGCCGGTCTGGGGGCACGCGCGGGTCGAGGCCAGCGCCCATCCCGAGATCGCCGTGGGCCAGCGGTTCTACGGCTACTGGCCGATGTCGACGCACCTGACGGTTCAGGCGAGGGCGGGCAAGTCCGGCTTCCTCGACGCCGCCCCGCATCGTCAGCCGATGGCCGTGATCTACAACCAGTACGCCGTCGTCGGGGCCGAGGAGCCGCTGGAGGCCTATCGCGCCCTGCTGCAGCCCTTGTTCATGACCTCGTTCCTGATCGAGGACCAGCTGGACGAGGCCAGCTTCCACGGCGCGGCCAGCGTGGTGCTGTCCAGCGCCTCGTCCAAGACCGCCATCGCCCTGGCGGCGCTGCTGAAGCGGCGCGGCGGCGTCAAGGTCGTCGGCCTGACCTCGCCCCGCAACAAGGCCTTCGTCGAGGGGCTCGGGTTCTACGATCAGGTGGTCCTCTACGACGACATCGCCAGCGCGCCGATCGCGACGCCCGCGGTGTTCGTCGACTTCGCCGGCGACAGCCAGGTGCTGGGCGCGGTGCACCGCCGGTTCGGCGATGACCTGAAGGCCTCGATCCTGGTCGGCGGCACGCACTGGGAGGTCCCGCGCGAACAGGCGCAGCTGCCGGGCCCGACGCCGGCCTTCTTCTTCGCCCCCGACCGAATCGCCAAGCGTCGCCAGGACTGGGCGGGCGGCGCGTTCGAGCAACGCTACGGCGCGGCCTGGACGCCCTTCGTCGCCGACGCGGCGCGGTGGTTGACGGTGAAGGAAGGGCGAGGCCCCGAAGCGATCCGCGCGGCCTATCTGGAGCAGGTCGACGGCGGGGCCGCGCCGGACGTGGGCGTGGTGCTGCGGCCTTAG
- the secA gene encoding preprotein translocase subunit SecA yields MLGFAKKLFGSSNERKVKALAARVAKINAYEAEYSALSDEALKGKTAEFKARLEKGETLDDILNEAFAVVREASKRVLGMRHFDVQMVGGMVLHFSGISEMRTGEGKTLVATLPTYLNALEGKGVHVITVNDYLARRDADWMGQVYNFLGLSYGVIVNGLSQGERQRAYRSDITYGTNNEFGFDYLRDNLVYDVSEMVQRGHNFAIVDEVDSILIDEARTPLIISGPTEDRSSFYKTIDVLVKELIKDKTNYDHDEKQKQVILTEDGQERIEEILMAGGHLAEDSAGLYDAANVSVVHHVNQALRANVLYTRDKDYIVKGGEVVLIDEFTGRMMTGRRLSEGLHQAIEAKEGADIQPENQTLASVTIQNYFRLYKKLSGMTGTASTEAQEFDDIYKMGVSEIPTNRPIQRIDDDDEVYRTEREKNEAILKQIADCHVRGQPILVGTVSIEKSEELSKLLTNFSFEKDGKKVKGIPHQVLNARFHEQEAVIVADAGVPGAVTIATNMAGRGTDIQLGGSIDMRLFNWRQQQKGMGLEITHEDEVEERARLETEIADRKKQALDAGGLFVLGTERHESRRIDNQLRGRTGRQGDPGRSKFFLSCEDDLLRIFAGDRLDAIMRTFGVQEGEAITHKWLNNAIATAQKRVEQRNYEIRKNLLKYDDVVNDQRKAVFEQRQEFMESSDLSDIIVEMRHDTIDDLVARHLPPKAYAEQWDVEGLTERAKSILGLDLPIAAWAAEEGIADEEIKDRITKAADEYAAQREVIITPEQMRQVEKNFLLQMIDLQWREHLMHLDHLRNVIGLRGYGQRDPLNEYKTEAFSLFEKLLGDLRTNTTRWLMTVEIAYAEPELPHQSLEGLQEVHLDPLTGENAAVAGAIPDGLSPEQRQGLPVSALPEDWERTNRNAPCPCGSGKKFKQCHGSLI; encoded by the coding sequence ATGCTTGGTTTCGCCAAAAAGCTCTTCGGCTCTTCCAACGAACGCAAGGTCAAGGCCTTGGCCGCGCGCGTGGCGAAGATCAACGCCTACGAAGCCGAATACAGCGCGCTTTCCGACGAAGCCCTGAAGGGCAAGACCGCCGAGTTCAAGGCGCGTCTGGAAAAGGGCGAGACTCTCGACGACATCCTGAACGAGGCCTTCGCCGTCGTGCGTGAAGCCTCCAAGCGCGTGCTGGGCATGCGCCACTTCGACGTGCAGATGGTCGGCGGCATGGTGCTGCACTTCTCCGGCATCTCCGAAATGCGCACCGGCGAAGGCAAGACGCTGGTCGCCACCCTGCCGACCTACCTCAACGCCCTGGAAGGCAAGGGCGTCCACGTCATCACCGTCAACGACTACCTGGCCCGTCGCGACGCCGACTGGATGGGTCAGGTCTACAACTTCCTGGGCCTGTCCTACGGCGTGATCGTCAACGGCCTCTCCCAGGGTGAGCGTCAGCGCGCCTACCGCAGCGACATCACCTACGGCACCAACAACGAGTTCGGCTTCGACTACCTGCGCGACAACCTCGTCTACGACGTCTCGGAGATGGTCCAGCGCGGCCACAACTTCGCGATCGTCGACGAAGTGGACTCGATTCTGATCGACGAGGCCCGCACCCCGCTGATCATCTCGGGCCCGACCGAGGACCGCAGCAGCTTCTACAAGACCATCGACGTGCTGGTTAAGGAGCTGATTAAGGACAAGACCAACTACGACCACGACGAGAAGCAGAAGCAGGTCATCCTGACCGAGGACGGCCAGGAGCGGATCGAGGAGATCCTGATGGCCGGCGGCCATCTGGCCGAGGATTCGGCCGGTCTCTATGACGCCGCCAACGTCTCGGTGGTGCACCACGTCAACCAGGCCCTGCGCGCCAACGTGCTCTACACGCGCGACAAGGACTATATCGTCAAGGGCGGCGAGGTCGTCCTGATCGACGAGTTCACCGGCCGCATGATGACCGGCCGCCGCCTGTCGGAAGGCCTGCACCAAGCCATCGAGGCCAAGGAAGGCGCCGACATCCAACCCGAGAACCAGACCCTGGCCTCGGTGACGATCCAGAACTACTTCCGCCTCTACAAGAAGCTGTCGGGCATGACCGGCACGGCCTCGACCGAGGCGCAGGAATTCGACGACATCTACAAGATGGGCGTGTCGGAAATCCCGACCAACCGTCCGATCCAGCGCATCGACGACGACGATGAGGTCTATCGCACCGAGCGCGAGAAGAACGAGGCCATCCTCAAGCAGATCGCCGACTGCCACGTGCGCGGCCAGCCGATCCTGGTCGGCACCGTCTCGATCGAGAAGTCGGAAGAGCTGTCCAAGCTGCTGACGAACTTCTCCTTCGAGAAGGACGGCAAGAAGGTGAAGGGCATCCCGCACCAGGTGCTGAACGCCCGCTTCCACGAGCAGGAAGCCGTGATCGTCGCCGACGCGGGCGTGCCCGGCGCGGTGACCATCGCCACCAACATGGCCGGCCGCGGCACCGACATCCAGCTGGGCGGCAGCATCGACATGCGCCTGTTCAACTGGCGCCAGCAGCAGAAGGGCATGGGCCTCGAGATCACCCACGAGGACGAGGTCGAAGAGCGCGCCCGTCTGGAAACCGAGATCGCCGACCGCAAGAAGCAGGCCCTGGACGCCGGCGGCCTGTTCGTGCTGGGCACCGAGCGCCACGAAAGCCGCCGGATCGACAACCAGCTGCGCGGCCGCACCGGCCGTCAGGGCGACCCGGGCCGCTCGAAGTTCTTCCTGTCGTGCGAGGACGATCTGCTGCGCATCTTCGCCGGCGACCGTCTGGACGCGATCATGCGCACCTTCGGCGTCCAGGAAGGCGAGGCCATCACCCACAAGTGGCTGAACAACGCCATCGCCACGGCGCAAAAGCGCGTCGAGCAGCGCAACTACGAGATCCGCAAGAACCTCCTGAAGTACGACGACGTCGTCAACGACCAGCGCAAGGCCGTGTTCGAGCAGCGCCAGGAGTTCATGGAGTCCAGCGACCTCTCCGACATCATCGTCGAGATGCGTCACGACACGATCGACGACCTGGTCGCCCGCCACCTGCCGCCCAAGGCCTATGCCGAGCAGTGGGACGTCGAGGGCCTGACCGAGCGCGCGAAGTCGATCCTGGGCCTGGATCTCCCCATCGCGGCGTGGGCCGCGGAAGAGGGCATCGCCGACGAGGAGATCAAGGATCGCATCACCAAGGCGGCCGACGAGTACGCCGCCCAGCGCGAGGTGATCATCACGCCCGAGCAGATGCGCCAGGTCGAAAAGAACTTCCTGCTGCAGATGATCGATCTGCAGTGGCGCGAGCACCTGATGCACCTGGACCACCTGCGCAACGTCATCGGCCTGCGCGGCTACGGCCAGCGCGATCCGCTGAACGAGTACAAGACCGAGGCCTTCTCGCTGTTCGAGAAGCTGCTGGGCGACCTGCGCACCAACACCACCCGCTGGCTGATGACGGTCGAGATCGCCTACGCCGAGCCGGAGCTTCCGCACCAGTCGCTGGAAGGCCTGCAGGAAGTCCACCTCGACCCGCTGACCGGCGAGAACGCGGCCGTGGCCGGCGCCATCCCGGACGGCCTGTCGCCCGAACAGCGCCAGGGCTTGCCGGTCTCGGCCCTGCCCGAAGACTGGGAACGCACCAACCGCAACGCCCCCTGCCCCTGCGGCTCGGGCAAGAAGTTCAAGCAGTGCCACGGCTCGCTGATCTGA
- a CDS encoding peptidylprolyl isomerase — protein MANTQGRASGGQGGFFSLGRVGLAVALALLVAACGQNKVADKPPEPGDTAVARVNGQVIWASDVKREAVAQGLISEGEPLDISSEVFRQRLDEVIDQKLLAAEAMKRKIDKDPMAQRRLAAARERILGDMLVEGVVEKAVTEDAIRKLYAEQQKLSKRSEEIRARQIIVGSQAEAESVKKLLATGASFDALAMERSTDQATRFNGGDLGYFTLDVMPEPYGVALKDAQKGALVGPFAAEGGWVLVRVEDKRVEEPITLEAARPQIVRFLTYDQVRDILEKLRGSAKVEMLIGKPQDAPMTSAQEPASAPADIPGGPPASAPPPAQPAKK, from the coding sequence ATGGCGAATACGCAGGGCCGGGCATCGGGTGGGCAAGGCGGTTTCTTCTCCCTCGGCCGCGTCGGTCTGGCGGTCGCGCTGGCGCTTCTGGTCGCCGCCTGTGGCCAGAACAAGGTCGCCGACAAGCCGCCCGAACCGGGCGACACGGCCGTGGCCCGCGTCAACGGCCAGGTGATCTGGGCCAGCGACGTCAAGCGTGAGGCCGTCGCCCAGGGGCTGATCAGCGAGGGCGAGCCGCTGGACATTTCCAGCGAGGTGTTCCGCCAACGCCTCGACGAAGTCATCGACCAGAAGCTGCTGGCCGCCGAGGCCATGAAGCGCAAGATCGACAAGGATCCGATGGCCCAGCGCCGCCTGGCGGCCGCGCGCGAGCGGATCCTGGGCGACATGCTGGTCGAGGGCGTGGTCGAGAAGGCCGTCACCGAGGACGCCATCCGCAAGCTCTACGCCGAGCAGCAGAAGCTCTCCAAGCGTTCTGAGGAGATCCGCGCCCGCCAGATCATCGTCGGCAGCCAGGCCGAAGCCGAAAGCGTCAAGAAGCTGCTGGCCACCGGCGCCTCGTTCGATGCTCTGGCCATGGAGCGCTCGACCGACCAGGCCACCCGCTTCAACGGCGGCGACCTGGGCTATTTCACCCTGGACGTGATGCCCGAGCCCTATGGCGTGGCCCTGAAGGACGCCCAGAAGGGCGCGCTGGTCGGCCCCTTCGCCGCCGAGGGCGGCTGGGTTCTGGTCCGGGTCGAGGACAAGCGCGTCGAGGAGCCGATCACGCTCGAGGCGGCCCGTCCGCAGATCGTGCGTTTCCTGACCTATGACCAGGTCCGCGACATCCTCGAGAAGCTGCGTGGCTCGGCCAAGGTCGAAATGCTGATCGGCAAGCCTCAGGACGCGCCCATGACCAGCGCCCAGGAGCCGGCTTCGGCGCCTGCGGACATTCCAGGCGGCCCGCCGGCCTCGGCGCCGCCTCCCGCTCAACCCGCCAAGAAGTAA
- the argJ gene encoding bifunctional glutamate N-acetyltransferase/amino-acid acetyltransferase ArgJ, with translation MTKTPKASGKKIAVKAQETASGPVERAGAAIERALVDPLTSALKRAGLRRAQKNAGETASAASATPAPASKPASGGAGKPGLAISPLAVPFPKIPPIAGVEIATGRAGFYKHEREDLLLMRFAEGTSAAGVFTRHGVGSAPVDWCKRQLAASGGADVRALVVNAGCANSFTGKPGADAVRRVATAVGKRFDCRQRDVMMASTGVIGVILDDSKITARLPEVETRLTADAWAQAGRAIMTTDTFPKGAYATAVIDGVEVKIAGVAKGSGMIAPDMATMLAFVATDAAIAPAALQTLVSLYTRTTFNCVTVDGDRSTNDTLLLFATGQSGAPKISRPGDKRLADFRDKLEHVLLDLALQLVRDGEGATKFVKITVNGAESPASARKIARTIAESPLVKTAFAGEDANWGRIVMAVGRADEPVAREKISVKFGDLYAARDGLISPEYDEAKMSAYVKNQEFEVSVDVGVGKGSATVWTCDLTKQYVAINGDYRS, from the coding sequence ATGACCAAGACCCCCAAAGCCTCCGGCAAGAAGATCGCCGTGAAGGCGCAAGAGACCGCGTCCGGTCCCGTCGAGCGCGCGGGCGCCGCCATCGAGCGCGCCCTGGTCGATCCGCTGACCTCGGCCCTGAAGCGCGCGGGTCTGCGCCGCGCCCAGAAGAACGCCGGTGAAACCGCCTCGGCCGCGTCCGCGACCCCGGCGCCGGCCTCCAAGCCGGCTTCGGGCGGCGCGGGCAAGCCGGGCCTGGCCATCTCGCCCCTGGCCGTGCCGTTCCCCAAGATCCCGCCGATCGCCGGCGTCGAGATCGCCACCGGCCGCGCCGGCTTCTACAAGCACGAGCGCGAAGACCTGCTGCTGATGCGCTTCGCCGAGGGCACCTCGGCCGCGGGCGTCTTCACCCGCCACGGCGTGGGCTCGGCCCCCGTGGACTGGTGCAAGCGGCAGCTGGCCGCCTCGGGCGGGGCGGACGTGCGAGCGCTGGTCGTCAACGCCGGCTGCGCCAACAGCTTCACCGGCAAGCCCGGCGCCGACGCGGTGCGCCGCGTGGCCACGGCCGTCGGCAAGCGCTTCGACTGCCGCCAGCGCGACGTGATGATGGCCTCGACCGGCGTCATCGGCGTCATCCTGGACGACAGCAAGATCACCGCGCGCCTGCCGGAAGTGGAAACGCGCCTGACCGCCGACGCCTGGGCCCAGGCCGGCCGGGCGATCATGACCACCGACACCTTCCCGAAGGGCGCGTATGCGACGGCCGTCATTGATGGTGTGGAAGTCAAGATCGCGGGCGTCGCCAAGGGCTCGGGCATGATCGCGCCGGACATGGCCACCATGCTGGCCTTTGTCGCCACCGACGCGGCCATCGCGCCGGCGGCGCTGCAGACCCTGGTCTCTCTTTATACCCGCACGACGTTCAACTGCGTGACGGTGGACGGCGATCGCTCGACCAACGACACCCTGTTGCTGTTCGCCACCGGCCAGTCGGGCGCGCCCAAGATCAGCCGTCCGGGCGACAAGCGCCTGGCCGATTTCCGCGACAAGCTGGAGCACGTGCTGCTGGATCTGGCCCTGCAGCTCGTTCGCGACGGGGAAGGGGCGACCAAGTTCGTCAAGATCACCGTCAACGGCGCCGAGAGCCCCGCCTCGGCGCGCAAGATCGCCCGCACCATCGCCGAGAGCCCTCTGGTCAAGACCGCCTTCGCCGGCGAAGACGCCAACTGGGGCCGCATCGTCATGGCCGTCGGCCGCGCCGACGAGCCGGTCGCGCGCGAGAAGATCAGCGTCAAGTTCGGCGACCTCTACGCCGCCCGCGACGGCCTGATCTCGCCCGAGTACGACGAGGCCAAGATGAGCGCCTACGTCAAGAACCAGGAGTTCGAGGTCAGCGTCGACGTCGGCGTCGGCAAAGGCTCGGCCACGGTGTGGACCTGCGACCTGACCAAGCAGTACGTGGCGATCAACGGGGATTATCGGAGCTAG